The following is a genomic window from Malus sylvestris chromosome 12, drMalSylv7.2, whole genome shotgun sequence.
CTTCTTCACTCCCCCATCTGTTTGAACCTCTGAATTACCACCTCCAGCCGTGCTTGATGCCTACATCCAATGTTCAATACAACAATATCCAAATCAACAACAATATAGGCCACAAGTTATCACAAAAGAATATCCACATCCAATGCATACAAAAGAATCCCTAAGTTATCACAATATAGGCCACAAATTCATTTACAAACCTTAACTAAATAAAACAAGTGAAACAATGCTTACCTTGGGTTTCCTTCCCCTCTTCCTTGGTACACCACCTGGATTACTAGATGCTCCATGTGAAGAACTTGATACctaaaacaaattaaaggaTTTCAGGATTAATAAAGTCTTAAATCAACTTAGAAATCATATAACTTTGTATAAGGTTATATGTCATCTCATGTCTTGTAGGAAGATGCCTGTGATGAGTTCTGGTATTGTGGCCCTCTTTTTTACATATTCCACATTTGACTGTCCTTTGGCCTTTCCTTGAGAGCTGTTGTGGTTGTGGAATATCTCCACTTGTGTTAGTAGCCTCATTTTGTGTAAGATTagcttctttctctttttctgcagcctctttgtttctcttcttcttgGGTCTTCCGGGTTGTCTAGTATATAGAGGAGGCTGGATAGGTGGATTTTCAGTGACCTCCCACATTGACATCCCATTCATTGGCTGGATCAAGTGTCCATATATTTCCAAGTACATAACCTTGGAATAACAAACATCCACATAGTCTTCTGGCTTATCCCGCTTGTAATTAATGGCAGCAATGGCATGGCTGCATGGAAGACCAATGAGGTTAAATCCCCGACATGAACATGTACGCTCAGTCAAGTCAACAACAATTTGTTCACCTCCTCCAGCATCCACTTAGAATTTAGTCCTACCAGACCACTGAGCAATGCATCGACCACTTTCTATTTTTACAACCTCCAACTTTTTCTAAAGCTTAGGGCACAAATCTCCATATTTTCTCATCATAATGTCTCTTCTCATTTGAATCATTCTCATCAACATGGTATGAATGATCTGAAACATGGTTACAATTGGTTTCGACCTTGCCTTCACTATCACGGCATTGAAACTTTCACACAAGTTGTTCAGCAACATTTCACACTTGGTATGCTTTTGAAAATGGGACCTACTCCAGTGAATGGCAGGTCTCTTCATGAGCCAATCATATGCATCTTTGCTCAACAATCTAAGCTCCTTCATGGCTCTTCTAAAGTGTGGAATTATAGTGGTCTTAGCAACAGCCCATAAAGCATCCTTCAGTGCCTTACCCTTAAACTGTTCTCTATAGTTTGTGTACAAATGCTACACACAAAACCTGTGGTGACAATCGGGAAGAACCGCCAAGAATGCAAGAATTAAACCCTTCTGCTTGTCACTAATGAATGTCCAACGATGTTGATTTATAATCCTAATATCCTCGGCCAGAATCTCCAAGAACCAAATCCAGGAAGCTTTGTTCTCCATCTCAACAACTGCATAAGCTATCACCCAAGTTTCATCACTGGGATCTATCCCCACAGCAACCAAATTGACCCTCATGCTGAGACTTCAAATGACAACCATCTAAACCAATCAAGGGTCTGCAGCCATGCTTGAAACCTTCCTTGCATGCACCCAAACACACATACATCCTTTGAAACCTTCATTCATCCAACTTTATCTTCACAGGGTTCCCCGGGTTTGTCTTTTTAATTTCCTCATCAAAATCCCACAATCTTGTGTATTGCTCAGAATGCTTACCCTCTATAATCTTCATAGCAGCAACCATAGCCCTATAAGCTTTCATCTTGGAGCAACCGTGTTTCCATTCAGCTTGAATGTTGTCCATAAAAGACTCAATAGGCCATGTTGGATTAAGTTGGATCCTTTCCAAGTACTTCTCAGTAAGCCAAGACTGATTCATATTCCTATTCATCCATAATCTACCACATGTGTGGTGATCTAAAATCTTCTTTATCTGCATGCTGTTTGAATTGTGCATCTTCCCACACTTGACAAGCCACGGACAACCTTTTTTGCATGCTGCATCAACCTTGAACTTCTCATTCCGTGGAAAATGGACATCCCCATACCCATTTATGATAGAGTGCATAACTACTGCCTTTTTGAATTGTGTGGAATCCCTAAATATCAACCCTAAGGACAAGTGTGGGTTCTTCATGTCAGTCTTCTCATTAAACTCAGGATAATGCTCACTGTTGCTTGGACCACCGTCTTCATCTTCATGCACATGGTGAAGGTCATCTGAATTGTAATCCGGCTCCCTAACAAGATCTACATCAATCTCTTCTTCAAATTCTTCCCTTTGTTGCCAAGATCCATCCCCATATTGTGGGTTATTTTGTTCCCTAATGCTAGCCAACACTGCATCTTCCTGTGCATCCACATGATCATCTACAAACTTCATAAATTGTAAGTGATCTTCATCAATAGGAAATTTTTCTTCTATAAAGTCACTATcattctcatcttcttcttccgctCCTTCATCACCCACATCATCCACTCCTTCATCCTCCACCCCTTCATCAGCCACTCCTTCATCATCAACCCCTTCATCAACCACTCTTCATCAACCCCTTCATCAACCACCCCTTCATCGGCCACTCCTTCACCAACTACTCTATCACCCCTTTCATCAGCCACTTCTTCAATAACTTAAGTCACACATTGGGAAGGCACACTACATACACCACCAAGGCCATTGATTGGATATTTTATGGCTAGTTTGCCATTTCCTCTATTCACTTGCACTGGCCTTTCCTCTATCAAATTGCACTGGTCTTCATCATCACCATTAAGTTCTTCAATAACCACCATACTCTGAGCAACCGGTTCAAATGACTTCATAAACTTCATCTCTTGAGAGACACATTCTTCAGGTGTTATCTTCTCAATATACACATCAATCAGAGTATGGTTTGGCACAAATTTGCACATGTTGATAACATCTGAATCTGTCATCAAAGGCTTCATCCTATTTGGAATTTCCATCCCTGGGATCCTATACTGGTAACTCATGAAGACATTCCCATATCCCAGTTCCTCAACCATATTGTCAACCTCAAGCAATGACATGAAATCTTTGTCACAGTAGTCAAAGAAATCCACCTTCCCTCCAACATAGAAGTCTTCACTGAGTTGTCCACCGTGATACATTTTGATTGTGAATAATTCATTGTTCCCTGAAATTGCAGCATAAAAAACCCTATTATAAACTGATGAAACCTTAATTTCTGCTTTAAAAAATCCTATTTAAAGTGATGAAACCTAAACTTCAAGACCCAGGACCACAAAACAATTCACATATAAAGACACACAACAATTGACAATGTGGTGTCCTAGATAAAGGCATAAATAAAGCATCATACCACAGATAAAGGTATAAACAAAGCACTGTCAAACATATATAACTCACAAGCTTTTTTCCAACATGATTAAACAAGGACAAAAGTCCTCCATTAACCGACAACACCAAACAATTTTTAGTTCCCCACCATTTTCGAACAAAGCAATTTAAAATTAGGAAATATAGATCCAAAATTATAAAGTACACACAATTTCAGATCCCCAACATTTTCGAACAGTCCAATATCGAACAACACAAAATAAAGAAACCAAAAAGCACTAACTGTATGTTGGGAATGGATCTAACGGATCCTCCCTCCTTTCCCAAGTCATTTTCAGCCTTCGACTTCGAACCACTTGATTATCGTTGCAGTCAGGAGTTGGTTCTGGGTTGTGGATTGTGGGTTGCGGGTCGCAGGTTAAGGGTTGTTATAGGTAGTGGGTACTACGCCGATAGGAAATCGACGGGTGGAAAGTGATGGAAATAAGGTTTCGCGACAGGGTTTCACAACGGAAGTAAGGTTTTGTGACGGAAGTAAGGTTTCGCGACAGGGGCTAAGGTTACCAAAACTTCATCCTTTTCGATTCTGGGTTTGGGAATGGTGGTGTGCTCAATGATAGTGGGGTTGCATTGGTTAGTGGGACGGGAATGGTGGGTTAGAGATTCAAGaaactttttaattttaaatttgccATGTTGTCAATCCACATGGCTCCACATGGACTATAAAATTTCACGTGTGCAAGTTTTGGAGGGAGTGGGCTGACGTGTAACAGGATCCACTAATGtcacatcagcatttaacagatcaatggatggaaaatctaacagatgtattattttgaaataaaatggtacgtgaggtatgaaagtgaaatgttttaaagttgttgtatggagttgtaatatACTTCAAACCTGAAGGGctactgtgtaatttaccctaaaaaaaaaactctaacgaaagagaaaaattgtttcaaccaaaacaaaagaaaatataaagaaaatagTTGAGTTTTTAAATAGAGTCCGAGCCAGCGAAGAAAACCTTAAATAAGAAGTCTTTAATTGGTTCCAACCACCGTTCTTCTGTCTTTCTCGACCAAAAAGTCGTCGCTCCTTCAGACTACTTCTTCGTTCTTCCTCTTCTCTTCTTAGCTATCCTACGCCTTCCTTCCTTCATCCAAATTCCTCTCTCTTCTGTCGTCTACCTTtttaaaccctaatttctcaCAAAATTTACAGATAATATTGTTAAAGCGAATCGGAGCGAGGCAATCTGTGAAGATATGGCTCTTCAGTTGAAGTCCATCGTCCCCCTCATCATCCTAATTTCTCTCTGTCTGGATGCCCCTCGCGTCCAAGCCAAGGACGTCAACTACTGCGGTGGGTTTCTCACTCTTACcgttttctcttttcctttcaatttaTGAAGGCATGATACTTTACTTTCGGAACAAGTTTTCAATTCTCTGTTTGTTTCCTGAGAAAATCGCAAATTTTCCACTTTTTACTGTAATTCAACTGATTGTTTCATTGTTTGTTGTCAAATTCGATTTGGGTTCTTCTGTTTTTTGATACAATCACAACAAGAAGGAATCTTTAAATATGTATATGCATCTACACTCTCTAGCTGATTAGACAAAGTTAACatctttgatatgtatttgCAATTTCAGATTacttaaacaaaaatataaaatctgGGTTTGTTTCTCTTTCGATAGTTTTGGTATTGGATGTATGTATTCAATCGAATGGTGTTTCGGTGTTGAATTTTGTTATGGTTTATTTGGTTCTTGTTATACTGATGTTGGTTAAATGAAACTTAAGCGGATTTGTGGAATATGTTCAGATAAGAAGGTTGACTATGATGTCAAGGTCTCTGCGGTTGATATTAATCCTTACCCCGTGGCAAGAGGCAAGCCTGCCAGCTTCAGCATTTCTGCAACTGCAGGTCCTAGTTCTATCTCACACTTAAAACCTTTTTAGTGAGTTTTTGTTTACATGTAATTGTCATTAGATAAACACAAAAACGAATCGGATAATCCAACTCTGTTTGAAGACCTTTTGGGAGTTTAGTTTTAAGTAGAGTAAACTCCTATATGTGGTAACAGGTGCATCAATCTCTGGAGGGAAATTGGTGATTGAGGTTTCATACTTTGGTTGGCACATCCACAGTGAGACTCATGACCTTTGCGCAGAAACATCTTGCCCTGTTTCAACTGGTGATTTTGTGATTGCCCACTCGCAAGATTTACCAGGATATACTCCACCTGTAAGTCCTCCTTGCCATATATACTTAATATATTATTTTGGCTTTCAGTGTTACCTGTGAGTTGTCCCTACAAACTTGAATAAGCCTATGAGTTTAACTGTTGGTATCTGTTTCGGCCAATACAAAGTTTAAGTTGATCCCACCTGAATTTTTTGAGTACAATGAAATAGTTTATGCTTAACTGTTAGATTGTCACATTATAAAAGGATGCAGACGGTTAAATGTCATATTCTAAGTAATACAAAGGGGCAATTATCACGTTTGGTAACCATGGTGCACAGGTGATCACTTGATTGAATACATGTTTGGaaagtgttgtttgtttgcCAATCTTCCTCATCGTGCTTATTCTGTATAGTGCGAAAAAAGGgacataaaaccaagaaagttTGTTGTTCTTCACTGTGGTCAAAATTCATGTCCCCACTTCTGTCCTGTCTTCTTCTAGGCTTCTAGCAGTACATTACTCTTTTCTCTCTATCTTTGCATGTGTAACATTACCCCTTCTTCTTGGTGACCaagctaaaaaaaatttaattggtCTATtcttaaacaaacaaaactGTCTTACATTCCGACATTGATTTTTATTGGATTGACACTATTTTGATTTCACCAGAGGCTTGTTGGCTCTTTGACCAACTCCCAAATAACCCTGGAATATATACTTATTTGAACCAAGGAGGCCTAGTCTTAGGAATTCAATGAc
Proteins encoded in this region:
- the LOC126594175 gene encoding uncharacterized protein LOC126594175; translated protein: MALQLKSIVPLIILISLCLDAPRVQAKDVNYCDKKVDYDVKVSAVDINPYPVARGKPASFSISATAGASISGGKLVIEVSYFGWHIHSETHDLCAETSCPVSTGDFVIAHSQDLPGYTPPGSYSLKMRLFDGNNHELTCIAFDFDIGFASSVADS